From the Pongo pygmaeus isolate AG05252 chromosome X, NHGRI_mPonPyg2-v2.0_pri, whole genome shotgun sequence genome, one window contains:
- the RAB40A gene encoding ras-related protein Rab-40A, whose product MHALFQHIFVGKTDPAPPLRTTPRAWLRWERGASTMSTPGSPDQAYDFLLKFLLVGDSDVGKSEILESLQDGAAESPYSHLGGIDYKTTTILLDGQRVKLKLWDTSGQGRFCTIFRSYSRGAQGVILVYDIANRWSFEGMDRWIKKIDEHAPGVPKILVGNRLHLAFKRQVPREQAQAYAERLGVTFFEVSPLCNFNIIESFTELARIVLLRHRMNWLGRPSKVMSLQDLCCRAIVSCTPVHLVDKLPLPITLRSHLKSFSMAKGLNARMMQGLSYSLTTSSTHKSSLCKVEIVCPPQSPPKNCTRNSCKIS is encoded by the exons ATGCATGCGTTATTTCAACACATCTTTGTTGG AAAAACAGACCCGGCACCACCTCTGCGCACAACCCCGCGCGCCTGGCTCAGGTGGGAACGCGGGGCTAGCACCATGAGCACCCCGGGCAGCCCCGACCAGGCCTATGACTTCCTGCTCAAGTTCCTGCTGGTGGGCGACAGCGACGTAGGCAAGAGTGAGATCCTGGAGAGCCTGCAGGATGGCGCAGCTGAGTCCCCATACAGCCACCTGGGGGGGATCGACTACAAGACGACCACCATCCTGCTGGACGGCCAGCGGGTGAAGCTGAAGCTCTGGGATACGTCGGGGCAGGGAAGATTTTGTACCATATTCCGCTCCTACTCTCGTGGTGCACAAGGAGTGATCCTGGTCTACGACATTGCAAACCGCTGGTCTTTCGAGGGTATGGATCGATGGATTAAGAAGATCGATGAGCATGCCCCTGGTGTCCCTAAAATCCTGGTGGGGAATCGCCTACATCTGGCATTCAAGAGGCAGGTGCCCAGGGAGCAGGCCCAGGCCTACGCTGAGCGCCTGGGTGTGACCTTCTTTGAGGTCAGCCCTCTGTGCAATTTCAACATCATAGAGTCTTTCACGGAGCTGGCCAGGATCGTGCTGCTGCGGCACAGGATGAATTGGCTCGGGAGACCCAGCAAGGTAATGAGTTTGCAAGACCTCTGCTGCCGCGCCATCGTGTCCTGCACGCCCGTACACCTGGTCGACAAGCTCCCACTCCCCATTACCTTAAGAAGCCACCTCAAGTCCTTCTCCATGGCTAAGGGCCTGAATGCCAGGATGATGCAAGGCCTCTCCTACTCCCTCACCACCAGCTCCACCCACAAGAGCAGCCTCTGCAAAGTGGAGATCGTCTGCCCACCCCAGAGCCCACCCAAAAACTGCACCAGAAACAGCTGCAAAATTTCTTAA